One Porphyromonas pogonae genomic region harbors:
- a CDS encoding glycogen debranching enzyme N-terminal domain-containing protein, producing the protein MAYLKFDRKLLTNLDESMQLENLRTNRLGAYSNSSIVGCNTRKYHGLLVVPLPHISPHHHVLLSSMDITVIQHDTSFNLGVHQYQGGVISPQGHKYMKEFDMEVSSQMLYRVGGVLLKMETLFNRFAHQVILKYTLLEAHSPTKLQLRPFLAFRDVKLLTHKNSDIDESYEEIPGGIKVRLYDNYPHLHLQGTGKIRFHSEPYWYEGLEYVKERERGYEYVEDLYVPGYFEVNITKGEPVYLSASLEQIEPSELRFHYREEYESRIPRSNFKNCLINVSRQFYYRPAKDDAFIMAGYPWFGVRARDMMVALPGVTIHANYPERFTKVMSTFMPLIRDYMHQDAITSLVTHINDPDVPLWSIWSIQQYAKYAGVEEVRRTYATYIREVLEYYFSNIHPNTRVMNNGLLYTCGDELPHTWMDAKIDNHAVVKREGYLVELNCLWYNALMFYKELLPDEQDARVLETIDNINTHFCPVFLNQYNYLFDYVKEDSIQDWSVRPNMIFAVSFDYSPLTKHQQRSVMEIVTRELRTPKGLRSLSPKSEGFTPYCCGTQYQRELSYYNGSVWPWLLGAYIEGYLKIYGKGGVSYVERLLIGMEEELHMHGIGTLSELFDGNPPYKGRGAISFAMSVAEILRSISLIENVKKEARTFNPIIKYV; encoded by the coding sequence ATGGCGTATCTTAAATTCGATAGAAAGTTATTGACCAATCTTGATGAATCTATGCAGTTGGAAAACCTACGCACCAACCGCTTAGGAGCCTATAGCAATTCGTCCATAGTTGGGTGCAATACCAGGAAATATCATGGTTTATTGGTCGTCCCTTTGCCTCATATCAGCCCGCACCACCATGTGTTGCTGTCGTCTATGGATATTACCGTTATTCAGCACGATACATCTTTCAATCTCGGAGTGCACCAATACCAAGGCGGAGTTATCAGCCCTCAGGGGCATAAGTATATGAAGGAATTCGATATGGAAGTCTCTTCGCAGATGCTGTATCGGGTAGGAGGAGTGTTACTCAAGATGGAGACCCTTTTCAATCGGTTTGCACATCAAGTTATCCTCAAGTATACCTTATTGGAAGCTCACAGCCCTACCAAGTTACAGCTAAGACCGTTTCTGGCTTTTAGGGATGTAAAGCTGCTTACACATAAGAATAGCGATATTGATGAGTCCTACGAGGAGATTCCCGGGGGGATAAAGGTAAGACTGTACGATAACTATCCACACTTGCATCTGCAAGGAACGGGAAAGATACGGTTCCATTCAGAACCTTATTGGTATGAAGGTCTCGAGTATGTAAAAGAGCGTGAACGGGGATACGAGTATGTCGAGGATCTGTATGTGCCCGGATATTTCGAGGTAAATATTACCAAGGGCGAGCCGGTTTACCTCTCTGCAAGCTTGGAGCAGATAGAGCCCTCCGAGTTACGCTTCCATTACAGGGAGGAATACGAATCACGTATTCCCCGCTCCAACTTCAAGAATTGTCTCATCAATGTTTCTCGGCAGTTCTATTACCGCCCTGCCAAGGATGACGCTTTCATCATGGCGGGTTATCCATGGTTTGGTGTCAGAGCACGTGATATGATGGTGGCGCTGCCCGGTGTTACTATTCATGCCAATTATCCCGAGCGGTTTACCAAAGTGATGTCTACTTTTATGCCCCTGATAAGGGATTATATGCATCAGGATGCTATCACATCTCTTGTTACACACATCAATGACCCTGACGTACCGCTATGGTCCATATGGTCTATACAGCAGTATGCCAAGTATGCAGGTGTAGAAGAGGTGCGCCGAACATATGCTACATATATCAGAGAGGTTTTAGAATATTATTTTTCCAATATCCATCCTAATACCCGTGTGATGAACAACGGGCTGTTATATACATGCGGAGATGAACTCCCGCATACATGGATGGATGCCAAGATAGACAATCATGCAGTGGTGAAGCGAGAGGGCTATCTCGTAGAGCTCAATTGTTTGTGGTACAATGCTCTGATGTTTTACAAAGAGTTACTTCCTGATGAGCAAGATGCTCGAGTTTTAGAAACCATCGATAATATCAACACTCACTTCTGCCCCGTCTTCCTCAATCAATACAATTATTTGTTTGATTATGTCAAAGAAGACAGCATACAAGATTGGAGTGTAAGACCCAATATGATATTTGCCGTTTCGTTCGATTACTCTCCATTGACCAAGCATCAGCAACGCTCCGTCATGGAAATTGTAACTCGTGAGTTGCGCACCCCCAAAGGTTTACGCTCACTGAGCCCCAAGAGTGAAGGTTTTACACCGTACTGCTGTGGCACACAGTATCAGCGTGAGCTTAGTTATTACAATGGCTCGGTATGGCCTTGGCTGTTGGGCGCATATATCGAAGGATACCTCAAGATCTATGGTAAGGGTGGTGTATCCTATGTGGAGAGACTGCTTATCGGGATGGAAGAGGAGTTGCATATGCACGGCATAGGCACATTATCCGAGCTATTCGATGGCAATCCGCCTTACAAAGGCAGAGGTGCCATATCATTTGCCATGAGCGTGGCAGAGATATTACGCTCTATCAGTCTGATAGAGAATGTCAAAAAAGAAGCAAGAACATTTAATCCTATTATAAAGTACGTATGA
- a CDS encoding glycoside hydrolase family 57 protein, which translates to MKKICLYFQLHQPYRLKRYRFFDIGNDHYYYDDFRNEDIFHDIAKRCYIPANLMMLDLIKKYPEFKVTYSMSGIAIEQMEYYNPELLESFKELVRTGRVEILSETYAHSVASLYDPVEFKAQVQMHRNKINELFDVEPTVFRNTELFYSDEIGAQVKAMGYKGMITEGAKHILGWKSPNYLYNAAGINNFSLLLRNSGMSDLITSAFSRYDSPDYPLTTEKLLAKINQLREGEEFVNLFMSYEAIGVINRAESGIFDFFRALPDQAAKCGVGFATPSELVNKHHAVDQLSVIDPISWMGEEKNSNPWVGNVLQRGVITKFKEWGERIRIIQDRSLLQDWVYLQSSDHLFYMNTLNGGHNPFSPYMSPYDAFNNFMNVLSDFLFRVEGMYPSSIENEELNSLLETIKNQDLRINRLQEEIKQLKRRTRRREKVIGKL; encoded by the coding sequence ATGAAAAAGATATGTCTGTACTTTCAGTTGCATCAGCCGTATAGGCTCAAGAGATATCGCTTTTTCGATATCGGCAACGACCATTATTATTATGACGATTTTAGAAACGAGGATATCTTCCATGATATAGCCAAGAGGTGCTATATCCCTGCCAATCTGATGATGCTGGATCTTATCAAGAAATATCCGGAGTTCAAGGTCACCTACTCCATGTCAGGTATAGCCATAGAACAAATGGAGTACTACAATCCTGAACTTCTCGAAAGTTTTAAGGAGCTTGTGCGCACCGGTAGGGTAGAGATACTCTCCGAGACCTATGCACACTCAGTGGCTTCACTATATGATCCTGTAGAGTTCAAGGCACAAGTACAGATGCATCGCAATAAGATCAACGAGCTTTTCGATGTAGAGCCTACTGTGTTTCGCAATACAGAGCTGTTTTACTCCGATGAGATAGGAGCCCAGGTAAAAGCTATGGGCTACAAAGGCATGATTACTGAAGGTGCCAAACATATATTGGGCTGGAAAAGCCCCAATTACCTGTACAATGCTGCCGGGATTAACAACTTCTCATTGTTGCTGCGCAATAGTGGGATGTCTGACCTCATCACATCGGCCTTTTCACGGTATGATTCGCCCGATTATCCTCTTACCACAGAGAAGCTCTTAGCCAAAATCAATCAATTGCGCGAGGGCGAGGAGTTTGTCAATCTCTTCATGAGCTACGAGGCTATAGGTGTTATAAATAGAGCAGAGTCCGGTATCTTTGACTTTTTCAGAGCATTGCCGGATCAGGCGGCCAAGTGTGGTGTAGGATTTGCCACCCCATCCGAACTCGTCAATAAACATCATGCCGTAGATCAGTTGTCTGTCATAGATCCTATATCATGGATGGGTGAGGAGAAGAATAGTAATCCGTGGGTGGGCAATGTACTCCAGCGGGGCGTTATCACCAAATTCAAGGAATGGGGCGAACGCATACGTATCATTCAGGATCGTTCGTTGCTTCAGGACTGGGTATATCTCCAAAGTTCCGATCATCTCTTTTACATGAATACGCTCAATGGGGGGCACAATCCCTTCAGCCCCTATATGTCGCCTTATGATGCCTTCAACAATTTTATGAATGTGCTCAGCGACTTTCTTTTCAGGGTCGAAGGCATGTACCCCAGTAGCATCGAAAACGAAGAACTTAATTCATTGTTGGAGACTATTAAAAATCAAGATTTGAGGATCAATCGCCTGCAAGAAGAGATTAAGCAACTCAAAAGACGTACCCGTAGAAGAGAGAAAGTGATTGGGAAATTATGA
- a CDS encoding GNAT family N-acetyltransferase, with protein MILKIDDEIELKQLEQSDAKDMFYLIDSQREYLGKWLPFVEYTKEVSDTESFVNSVISAPKDRFEYVFTIRKKDEVIGLIGFKDTDKQNKKTEIGYWLSQSQQKQGIMTRSVKILCEFAFSDLDLNRIQIKCAVGNRPSINIPQKLGFTFEGVERDGELLTGDIFTDLEIYSKLKSDDNED; from the coding sequence ATGATATTGAAAATTGATGATGAGATAGAATTGAAACAATTAGAGCAATCGGATGCAAAAGATATGTTTTACTTGATTGATTCCCAAAGAGAGTATTTAGGAAAATGGTTGCCATTTGTAGAATATACAAAAGAGGTTTCGGATACAGAGAGCTTCGTTAATTCTGTAATCAGTGCTCCTAAAGACCGTTTCGAGTATGTTTTTACAATAAGGAAAAAAGATGAGGTTATAGGCTTAATCGGATTTAAGGATACTGATAAACAGAATAAAAAGACGGAAATAGGATATTGGCTTTCCCAATCACAACAAAAACAGGGAATTATGACAAGATCGGTAAAAATCCTTTGTGAGTTTGCTTTCAGTGATTTGGATCTCAACAGAATTCAAATAAAATGTGCAGTTGGAAACAGGCCAAGCATAAATATTCCCCAAAAACTAGGTTTTACATTTGAAGGAGTCGAAAGGGATGGGGAGTTACTTACTGGAGATATATTCACTGATTTGGAAATCTACAGCAAGCTAAAATCGGACGATAATGAAGACTGA
- a CDS encoding glycosyltransferase gives MKALMFGWEFPPHILGGLGTASYGLSQGMSMQPDMEITFVIPKPFGDEDKSFLNIIGAGNTPIVYRDVDYDMVKKDLDGKMSPEMYYRLRDHIYADFSYRNTDRLGCLEFSGKYPDNLLEEINNYSIVAGVIARALDFDIIHSHDWLTYPAGIHAKTVTGKPLVIHVHATDFDRSRGNVNPSVYAIEKDGMDRADHIITVSDLTRRTVIDKYHQDPAKVTTVHNAVTPLPQSILNLPNKKGVTDKIITFLGRITMQKGPEFFVEAAAKVLERTKNVRFVMAGSGDMMDQMIRLVAQKRIADRFHFTGFMKGNQVYEVYKASDVYVMPSVSEPFGISPLEAMQCGVPSIISYQSGCAEILDYAVKVDYWDVDSMADAMYAIVTYPEMHRFLQEEGLKEVNNITWEAAGQKVRNIYNKVLGR, from the coding sequence ATGAAAGCATTGATGTTCGGGTGGGAGTTCCCTCCACATATCCTTGGCGGATTGGGTACTGCCAGCTATGGTCTTTCACAAGGGATGTCAATGCAACCCGATATGGAGATTACTTTTGTTATCCCCAAGCCTTTTGGAGATGAAGACAAATCGTTTCTCAACATCATTGGAGCCGGCAATACTCCCATAGTATATAGAGATGTCGACTATGATATGGTCAAGAAAGACCTCGATGGAAAGATGTCTCCCGAGATGTATTACCGACTCAGGGATCACATTTACGCTGACTTTTCTTATCGTAATACAGATCGTTTGGGATGCTTGGAGTTTTCCGGCAAATACCCTGACAATCTTCTAGAGGAGATCAACAACTACTCCATAGTTGCCGGTGTTATAGCCCGTGCATTGGATTTCGATATTATCCACTCGCATGACTGGCTCACTTATCCTGCCGGTATACATGCCAAGACGGTCACAGGCAAGCCTCTGGTTATCCATGTACATGCTACTGATTTCGATCGAAGCCGTGGCAATGTCAACCCTTCTGTCTATGCAATTGAAAAGGATGGTATGGATAGGGCTGATCACATTATCACTGTGAGTGACCTCACACGTCGTACGGTCATAGACAAGTATCATCAGGATCCCGCTAAGGTGACCACTGTACACAATGCTGTGACCCCACTGCCGCAATCGATACTCAACCTACCCAATAAGAAAGGTGTTACAGACAAGATTATCACTTTCCTCGGACGTATCACCATGCAGAAAGGGCCTGAATTCTTTGTAGAGGCTGCTGCCAAAGTGCTAGAACGTACCAAAAACGTACGCTTTGTGATGGCTGGAAGCGGAGACATGATGGATCAGATGATACGCCTAGTAGCTCAAAAAAGAATTGCGGATAGGTTCCATTTCACAGGCTTCATGAAAGGCAATCAGGTATACGAGGTGTACAAAGCCAGTGATGTGTACGTTATGCCCTCTGTGTCGGAGCCTTTTGGTATCTCTCCGCTCGAGGCCATGCAGTGTGGGGTGCCCTCCATCATATCCTACCAATCAGGCTGCGCCGAGATTCTCGATTATGCAGTTAAGGTAGATTATTGGGATGTAGATTCCATGGCAGATGCCATGTATGCTATAGTGACTTATCCTGAGATGCACCGCTTTCTCCAAGAGGAAGGCCTCAAAGAAGTGAATAATATCACCTGGGAGGCAGCCGGTCAAAAAGTAAGAAATATATACAATAAAGTTTTAGGCAGATGA
- a CDS encoding family 20 glycosylhydrolase, with translation MKKIVFMAVAALSLAVAGCGSRKAKTLPAYDEGINIIPLPKELVQKNDGAFEMNGSTSIIADGDEANTIAEFFGSKMRKSTGYSLKISKGNAAQSNALLLKIDPSLQMNDEGYTLHSDKKGVQITGKTAHGLFYGMQTLLQLLPAEIESPKTINTVPWNIPAVEIKDEPAFRYRGMMLDVCRHFLSVEDVKRQIDIMAMFKINYFHWHLTEDQAWRIEIKKYPKLTEVGSKRIEGDGTEYGGFYTQEQIKDVVKYASDRFITVVPEIELPGHAMAALSAYPELACFPRDFKPRIIWGVEQDVYCAGKESVFEFLENVIDEVAPLFPGKYFHIGGDECPKDRWKVCPLCQKRMKENGLKNEHELQSYFVQRIEKVVEKHGKKMIGWDEILEGGLAPSAIVMSWTGEEGGIKAAKMDHEVIMTPGGGGLYIDHYQGDPKIEPVGIGGYDLLEKTYGYYPIPKELPEDKHKYVLGSQCNVWSEYLYQPEIMEYRAYPREIALSEAVWTPKDKKDFKDFCRRINNAYVRLDMHEVNYHIPLPEQPNGSCDYVAFTDSTKLTLQTTRPIKIVYTTDGSDPKPESQVYESPIPVSQTTTFKVASVLPSGKMSTIRTIEVVKETPSEATPVENAKPGLITNTTYGEYQEAADLSKATSWNKGEIKSLDQLIGETIKNSIDEVKRKAVVAEGFINIPADGVYYFSTNNNEFWIDGEKLIDNAGEVKKYSRKDKSRALKAGLHPIKVVWVGAIYGGWPTYWNSGDVETRAEKDKEFKKVAADMLFHQ, from the coding sequence ATGAAAAAGATTGTCTTTATGGCCGTGGCTGCTTTATCTCTTGCAGTAGCCGGGTGTGGCTCCAGAAAAGCCAAAACCCTGCCGGCATACGACGAAGGGATCAATATTATCCCCTTACCCAAAGAACTAGTACAAAAAAACGATGGTGCTTTCGAAATGAATGGCAGCACATCAATCATTGCAGATGGAGATGAAGCTAATACCATAGCAGAGTTTTTTGGCAGTAAAATGCGTAAATCTACAGGCTACAGCCTTAAGATTTCAAAAGGAAACGCTGCTCAGAGCAATGCTTTACTCCTGAAGATAGACCCTTCGCTCCAAATGAATGACGAAGGATACACACTGCATAGCGACAAAAAAGGGGTACAAATCACGGGTAAGACTGCTCACGGACTCTTCTACGGTATGCAAACGCTGTTGCAATTGCTCCCCGCTGAGATTGAAAGCCCTAAGACAATCAATACTGTCCCCTGGAATATACCGGCTGTAGAGATCAAAGACGAACCGGCCTTCCGCTACAGAGGTATGATGTTGGATGTGTGCCGCCACTTCCTTTCGGTAGAGGATGTAAAGCGCCAGATCGACATCATGGCAATGTTCAAAATCAACTATTTCCACTGGCACCTTACTGAAGATCAAGCCTGGAGAATAGAGATCAAAAAATATCCCAAGCTCACTGAAGTAGGCTCCAAAAGAATTGAAGGCGATGGTACCGAATACGGTGGTTTTTACACACAAGAGCAGATCAAAGATGTAGTGAAGTATGCATCAGACCGCTTCATCACGGTAGTACCGGAGATAGAGCTCCCCGGACATGCCATGGCAGCACTCTCGGCATACCCTGAGCTGGCGTGCTTCCCACGTGACTTCAAGCCTCGTATCATCTGGGGTGTGGAGCAAGACGTATACTGTGCAGGCAAAGAGAGCGTATTCGAGTTTCTGGAAAATGTAATCGACGAGGTAGCTCCTCTATTCCCCGGTAAATACTTCCATATCGGAGGTGATGAGTGCCCCAAAGATCGCTGGAAAGTGTGCCCGCTGTGCCAAAAAAGGATGAAAGAGAACGGACTCAAGAACGAACACGAACTACAAAGTTATTTCGTACAACGCATAGAGAAAGTAGTAGAAAAACACGGCAAGAAAATGATTGGCTGGGACGAAATCCTTGAAGGAGGCTTGGCTCCCTCTGCCATAGTGATGAGCTGGACCGGTGAAGAAGGAGGAATCAAAGCTGCTAAGATGGATCACGAAGTAATCATGACTCCAGGTGGTGGCGGTTTATATATCGACCACTATCAGGGTGATCCTAAAATCGAGCCTGTAGGCATTGGCGGCTATGACTTACTCGAAAAGACTTACGGCTACTACCCTATCCCCAAAGAATTGCCGGAAGACAAACATAAGTATGTACTTGGATCGCAATGCAACGTATGGTCTGAATACTTGTATCAACCTGAAATTATGGAGTACCGTGCATATCCACGCGAAATAGCATTGAGCGAAGCTGTGTGGACACCCAAAGATAAAAAAGACTTCAAAGATTTTTGTCGCCGTATCAACAATGCTTATGTAAGACTCGATATGCACGAGGTGAACTATCACATTCCTCTACCCGAGCAACCCAATGGCTCCTGCGATTATGTTGCTTTTACAGATTCTACCAAGCTTACATTACAGACAACCCGACCGATCAAGATTGTTTACACAACAGACGGAAGTGATCCTAAACCTGAATCTCAGGTATACGAATCACCTATACCCGTAAGCCAAACAACAACATTCAAAGTAGCCTCTGTATTGCCCTCAGGTAAGATGAGCACAATACGTACCATAGAAGTAGTAAAAGAAACTCCAAGTGAAGCCACACCGGTAGAGAATGCCAAGCCGGGTCTTATCACCAATACTACATATGGCGAATATCAGGAAGCTGCCGACCTATCCAAAGCAACCTCATGGAACAAAGGTGAGATAAAATCACTGGATCAGTTGATCGGCGAAACTATCAAAAACAGCATAGACGAAGTAAAACGCAAAGCTGTAGTAGCTGAAGGGTTCATAAACATTCCCGCTGACGGCGTGTACTATTTCTCGACAAACAACAACGAGTTCTGGATAGATGGCGAAAAGCTCATTGACAATGCAGGAGAGGTAAAGAAATACTCGCGCAAAGACAAAAGTAGAGCTCTCAAAGCTGGCTTACACCCAATCAAAGTGGTATGGGTAGGAGCGATATACGGTGGCTGGCCTACTTACTGGAATAGCGGAGATGTAGAGACACGTGCCGAAAAAGACAAAGAGTTTAAGAAAGTAGCTGCAGATATGCTTTTTCACCAATAA
- the glyA gene encoding serine hydroxymethyltransferase, translating to MKDSAIFNLIEEEHQRQKKGIELIASENFVSDQVMQAMGSCMTNKYAEGYPGKRYYGGCEVVDKSEQLAIDRLKKLFDAEWANVQPHSGAQANMAVLLACLNAGDTFMGLNLAHGGHLSHGSAVNSSGILYNPIAYNLKEDTGRVDYDEMEKIALEHKPKLIIGGGSAYSREWDYKRMREIADKIGAILLIDMAHPAGLIAAGLLENPVKYAHIVTSTTHKTLRGPRGGIILMGKDFENPWGKKTPKGEIKMMSALLDSAVFPGIQGGPLEHVIAAKAVAFGEALEPSFKEYQTQVKKNAAAMAEAFKKRGYKIISDGTDNHSMLIDLRPKFADLTGKVAEKALVAADITVNKNMVPFDSRSAFQTSGFRVGTPAITTRGVKDDKMDYIVELIDRVLSAPEDEKVIGDVRSEVNKMMNEYPMFDWE from the coding sequence ATGAAAGATTCAGCAATTTTCAATCTTATTGAAGAAGAACATCAAAGACAGAAAAAAGGGATCGAACTTATCGCTTCCGAAAACTTTGTAAGTGACCAAGTGATGCAAGCTATGGGTAGCTGCATGACAAATAAATATGCCGAAGGATATCCCGGCAAAAGATATTACGGAGGATGTGAAGTTGTTGACAAAAGTGAGCAATTGGCTATAGACAGGCTGAAGAAACTTTTCGATGCTGAATGGGCCAACGTGCAGCCACACTCAGGTGCTCAGGCAAACATGGCGGTGTTGCTGGCATGCCTCAATGCCGGAGATACTTTCATGGGGCTCAACCTAGCCCATGGGGGACACCTCTCACACGGCTCTGCAGTAAACAGCTCGGGTATTCTGTATAACCCTATCGCCTACAACCTCAAAGAGGATACGGGCAGAGTGGATTATGACGAGATGGAAAAGATAGCTCTGGAGCACAAGCCCAAGCTTATCATCGGTGGAGGCTCTGCTTACTCGCGTGAGTGGGACTACAAGCGCATGAGAGAGATTGCCGACAAGATAGGAGCCATACTCCTCATCGATATGGCACACCCGGCAGGCCTCATAGCTGCAGGACTCCTGGAAAACCCCGTAAAGTATGCTCACATTGTCACTTCTACCACGCACAAAACACTGCGCGGACCTCGCGGTGGTATTATCCTGATGGGTAAAGACTTCGAAAACCCATGGGGTAAGAAGACTCCCAAAGGTGAGATCAAGATGATGTCTGCATTGCTGGACTCTGCAGTATTCCCCGGCATCCAAGGCGGACCGCTCGAGCATGTAATAGCAGCCAAGGCTGTAGCTTTTGGCGAAGCTTTGGAACCCAGCTTCAAGGAATACCAGACCCAAGTAAAGAAAAATGCTGCTGCTATGGCCGAGGCATTTAAAAAGAGAGGTTACAAGATCATCTCAGACGGTACGGACAATCACAGCATGCTCATAGACTTGAGACCCAAGTTTGCTGACCTTACAGGTAAAGTAGCAGAAAAAGCGTTGGTAGCTGCTGATATTACGGTAAACAAAAATATGGTACCATTCGACTCCCGCTCAGCATTCCAGACTTCAGGCTTCAGAGTAGGAACTCCTGCTATCACCACCAGAGGTGTCAAGGATGATAAGATGGACTATATCGTAGAACTGATAGACCGCGTACTCTCGGCTCCCGAAGACGAAAAAGTAATAGGTGACGTGAGAAGCGAAGTAAACAAGATGATGAACGAATATCCGATGTTTGACTGGGAATAA
- a CDS encoding class I SAM-dependent methyltransferase, with amino-acid sequence MKTDDNFIETNRTSWNQRTQEHFDSDFYDVKGFLNGKSSLNPIEIDLLKDIKNKKILHLQCHFGMDSISISRMGAKVVGVDLSDEAIAIAKFLAKEMQSDAQFICCNIFDLPNHLNDTFDIVFTSYGVINWYPDLNQWGDLINRYMKVGGKFIMVEFHPVLWMFDTQFEKIESAYSCEEQYLTISETYTNASEKGTYKEVTWNHGLSKVFQALLQNKLQIVDFVEYDYSPFNLFGNMIEKDGEFQVKGKEGLIPILFSVVAEKIKNMSSLL; translated from the coding sequence ATGAAGACTGATGATAATTTTATAGAAACAAACAGAACCAGTTGGAATCAGCGGACTCAGGAGCATTTTGATTCCGATTTTTATGATGTAAAAGGTTTTCTGAATGGAAAATCTTCACTGAACCCGATTGAAATAGATTTGCTCAAAGATATAAAGAACAAAAAGATTTTGCATTTGCAGTGTCATTTCGGAATGGATTCTATTTCTATTTCTCGAATGGGTGCAAAGGTTGTCGGTGTGGATTTATCAGATGAAGCCATTGCCATAGCTAAATTTCTAGCAAAAGAGATGCAAAGTGATGCCCAATTTATTTGTTGCAATATTTTCGATTTACCCAATCATCTGAACGATACTTTCGACATCGTTTTTACCAGTTATGGTGTCATTAACTGGTATCCTGATCTTAACCAATGGGGAGACTTAATTAACCGCTATATGAAAGTCGGAGGAAAATTCATCATGGTAGAGTTTCATCCGGTTTTATGGATGTTTGATACACAGTTTGAAAAGATCGAATCTGCTTATTCCTGTGAAGAACAGTATTTAACTATTTCCGAGACATACACCAATGCGAGCGAAAAAGGAACATACAAAGAGGTAACGTGGAATCACGGATTATCGAAAGTGTTTCAAGCTCTATTACAAAATAAGTTACAGATAGTTGATTTTGTAGAGTATGATTATTCTCCCTTCAATTTATTTGGAAATATGATCGAAAAGGATGGCGAATTCCAAGTGAAAGGTAAAGAGGGATTAATTCCGATTCTATTCTCAGTGGTTGCCGAAAAAATAAAAAACATGAGTAGTCTTTTGTAA